The following are encoded in a window of Shewanella psychrotolerans genomic DNA:
- the kdsC gene encoding 3-deoxy-manno-octulosonate-8-phosphatase KdsC, translating into MTHQGFYGPITDTIWQKAKQIKLLICDVDGVFSDGLVYMSNSGDELKTFHTRDGYGVRSLLTSDIPVAIITGRKSRIVEDRMTALGITHIYQGIDNKMVPYQELLKLYQVTPQQVAYIGDDMVDLPVMQQVGLSVCVADGHPYVQQHVDMVTNIKGGHGALRELTDLILLSQDKFESAHGMSI; encoded by the coding sequence ATGACGCATCAAGGTTTTTATGGCCCTATTACCGATACGATATGGCAAAAAGCAAAACAGATTAAACTGCTTATCTGCGATGTCGACGGCGTGTTTTCTGACGGCCTAGTGTATATGAGCAATTCTGGCGATGAACTTAAAACTTTCCATACTCGCGATGGTTATGGTGTGCGCTCTTTGCTAACCAGTGATATTCCAGTTGCGATTATCACGGGGCGTAAATCACGCATTGTAGAAGATCGTATGACCGCACTGGGAATCACCCATATCTATCAAGGTATCGACAATAAAATGGTGCCTTACCAAGAGTTGCTAAAGCTCTACCAAGTCACCCCACAGCAAGTCGCATACATAGGTGATGACATGGTTGATCTGCCAGTGATGCAACAAGTGGGACTTTCCGTGTGCGTCGCAGACGGTCACCCATACGTGCAACAACACGTCGATATGGTCACAAATATTAAAGGGGGCCACGGCGCCCTTAGAGAGCTAACGGATCTTATTTTACTCAGCCAAGATAAGTTTGAATCCGCACACGGAATGAGTATATGA
- the lptB gene encoding LPS export ABC transporter ATP-binding protein yields the protein MTDMTLKAVNLAKSYKSRAVVQDVSLTVRTGQIVGLLGPNGAGKTTTFYMVVGLVQSDKGRIFIDEDDLTLDPMHLRARKGIGYLPQEASIFRKLSVHDNIMAVLQTRRELSNDQREEQLEHLLEEFHITHIRDSQGMALSGGERRRVEIARALAANPKFILLDEPFAGVDPISVIDIKKIIEQLKNRGLGVLITDHNVRETLDVCEKAYIVSHGNLIAEGTPAEILDNQQVRAVYLGEQFKL from the coding sequence ATGACAGATATGACATTAAAAGCGGTTAATTTAGCTAAAAGCTATAAAAGTCGCGCAGTTGTTCAAGATGTAAGCTTAACCGTAAGAACAGGACAGATCGTGGGGCTACTCGGCCCCAACGGAGCAGGAAAAACGACCACGTTTTATATGGTTGTGGGTCTAGTTCAGAGCGATAAAGGACGTATCTTTATCGATGAAGACGACCTCACCTTAGACCCTATGCATCTGCGAGCTCGCAAAGGGATTGGCTACCTGCCACAAGAAGCGAGTATCTTTAGAAAGCTTTCGGTACACGACAACATAATGGCCGTACTGCAAACACGAAGAGAACTCAGCAACGATCAACGTGAAGAGCAGTTAGAACACCTGCTAGAAGAGTTTCACATCACCCATATTCGTGATAGCCAAGGCATGGCACTATCGGGAGGCGAGCGTCGCCGAGTAGAAATTGCCAGAGCGTTAGCCGCTAACCCTAAGTTTATTTTGCTCGATGAGCCCTTCGCTGGCGTCGATCCTATATCAGTTATCGACATTAAGAAAATTATCGAGCAGCTGAAAAATCGCGGCCTAGGTGTATTAATCACCGACCATAATGTGCGCGAAACTCTCGATGTTTGTGAGAAAGCATACATTGTGAGTCATGGCAATTTGATTGCCGAGGGAACTCCTGCTGAAATCTTAGACAACCAGCAAGTACGAGCGGTGTACTTAGGTGAACAATTCAAGCTATAG
- a CDS encoding KpsF/GutQ family sugar-phosphate isomerase, which yields MVDANQLRQWGRNVIDIERNALDNLYQYVDSLEFAKACQLILSCTGKVIVMGMGKSGHIGNKISATLASTGTPAFFVHPGEASHGDLGVLSENDIVLAISNSGESGEILTLMPVIKRMGLPIIAVTGKPHSNMAKHSVVHLCIEVPEEACPLGLAPTSSTTATLVMGDALAVALLQARGFTKDDFALSHPGGSLGRRLLLKVSDVMHTGANMPVVPQDICITEALYEISKKGLGMTAVTDDRGLLVGIFTDGDLRRVIDAEVNLRTTSISQVMTHGCVTVSDGILAAEALKIMDEKEINGLIITNQHQQPIGALNMLDMVKSGVI from the coding sequence ATGGTAGATGCAAATCAATTACGCCAATGGGGACGCAATGTTATCGATATCGAGCGCAATGCATTGGATAACCTTTATCAATATGTAGATTCACTCGAATTTGCTAAAGCATGCCAACTCATTCTCTCCTGCACAGGTAAAGTGATCGTCATGGGAATGGGTAAATCAGGCCATATCGGCAATAAGATCTCTGCCACGCTAGCCAGTACAGGAACGCCAGCCTTCTTCGTTCACCCAGGTGAAGCGAGTCACGGCGATTTAGGCGTACTAAGCGAAAATGATATCGTGCTGGCGATCTCCAACTCTGGAGAATCTGGGGAAATATTGACCTTAATGCCGGTCATAAAACGCATGGGCTTACCCATTATCGCTGTCACAGGTAAACCCCACTCAAACATGGCCAAACATTCTGTGGTTCACTTATGTATTGAAGTACCAGAAGAAGCTTGCCCACTGGGTCTAGCCCCCACCTCAAGCACGACTGCAACATTGGTAATGGGGGATGCGTTAGCCGTTGCGCTATTGCAGGCTCGTGGTTTTACCAAAGATGATTTCGCCCTATCACACCCAGGTGGTAGTCTAGGTCGACGATTATTGCTTAAGGTCAGCGATGTAATGCACACAGGCGCAAACATGCCTGTAGTGCCACAAGATATCTGCATCACCGAAGCACTATATGAAATATCAAAAAAAGGCTTGGGTATGACAGCCGTCACCGACGATCGCGGTCTGTTAGTGGGTATTTTTACCGATGGCGATCTGCGCCGAGTGATCGATGCAGAAGTCAACTTAAGAACCACTTCTATTAGCCAAGTCATGACCCATGGTTGTGTGACCGTCAGCGATGGCATTTTAGCCGCAGAAGCCCTTAAGATCATGGATGAGAAAGAGATCAATGGCCTGATAATTACCAATCAGCATCAACAACCTATCGGGGCACTTAATATGCTCGATATGGTCAAATCAGGAGTGATTTAA
- a CDS encoding calcium/sodium antiporter → MLFNIFLLIAGLGALVWSADKFVYGAAAFARNLGLPPMLIGLTIVAMGSSAPEMFVAATASMEGMTDTAIGNVLGSNVANITLILGLTALMGAISVSSQTLKREIPMMLGATLLAGYFLFDGELTRIEGVILMTLFFSLMGYLIWHAVTNKGSDPFVDEAESEIPEGVPTAKAILWLIVGIVLLPLSADWMVQGAVGIAKAYHLSDLVIGLTIIAVGTSLPELAACIAGVLKKEDDLAIGNIVGSNLFNILAVLALPALIAPGAVDASASTRDFYMVLATSSALAILILLTGKARQLKPWHGGVLLVTFVAYQTVLFLS, encoded by the coding sequence ATGCTATTTAATATTTTTCTACTGATTGCTGGATTAGGCGCCCTAGTATGGAGTGCCGATAAATTTGTGTATGGCGCTGCTGCTTTTGCTCGTAATTTAGGGCTGCCACCTATGCTAATTGGCTTAACCATTGTAGCCATGGGAAGCTCAGCACCTGAAATGTTTGTAGCTGCCACCGCTTCAATGGAAGGCATGACCGATACCGCTATCGGTAATGTATTAGGTTCAAACGTCGCCAATATTACCCTAATATTAGGACTCACAGCACTAATGGGCGCGATATCGGTAAGCTCTCAAACCCTAAAACGGGAAATCCCCATGATGTTGGGGGCGACACTGCTTGCGGGATATTTCCTATTCGATGGTGAGTTGACCCGCATCGAAGGGGTGATATTGATGACACTATTTTTCTCTTTAATGGGCTATCTTATTTGGCATGCGGTCACCAACAAGGGATCCGATCCATTTGTCGATGAAGCTGAGAGCGAAATACCTGAAGGCGTTCCAACCGCTAAGGCCATACTGTGGCTCATCGTCGGCATCGTATTACTGCCACTATCGGCAGACTGGATGGTCCAAGGTGCTGTGGGTATCGCCAAGGCATACCATCTTTCAGATCTCGTGATAGGTTTAACCATTATTGCCGTAGGGACCAGTTTGCCCGAATTAGCCGCCTGTATTGCCGGTGTTCTAAAGAAAGAAGATGACCTTGCTATTGGCAACATTGTTGGTTCAAACCTATTTAATATTTTAGCGGTACTGGCATTGCCTGCTCTTATCGCACCGGGAGCGGTGGACGCGTCTGCCAGCACTCGTGATTTTTATATGGTATTAGCGACGAGTAGCGCTTTAGCCATACTCATTCTGCTAACAGGTAAGGCTCGCCAGTTAAAGCCATGGCATGGAGGAGTGTTATTAGTGACTTTTGTCGCATACCAAACAGTACTTTTTCTATCCTAA
- the lptC gene encoding LPS export ABC transporter periplasmic protein LptC: protein MNRVTLAIIAFFGAALILYWQVQTKRSANEQIVDASERPDYIVNDLKSVQYNEQGNINSRVSASHMEYYSDRNMTYFSDPIYLVYPANGDAQWRLRSTKGTLDKNSGQVTLENNVIIDAISPEEPVQTIETTYLELDLNTMIMTSDRTIRITGNDFLITGQGLHADLNAQNVRLTSQVEGTYETK from the coding sequence ATGAATAGAGTCACGCTGGCGATTATAGCGTTCTTTGGCGCAGCCTTAATACTCTACTGGCAAGTGCAGACAAAACGCAGCGCGAACGAGCAGATTGTCGATGCTTCCGAGCGTCCAGATTACATCGTTAACGACTTGAAAAGCGTCCAGTACAATGAGCAAGGCAATATCAACAGTCGCGTATCAGCCAGTCACATGGAATATTATTCCGACCGGAATATGACCTATTTTTCAGATCCTATTTACTTAGTCTATCCCGCTAATGGTGATGCCCAGTGGCGCTTACGTTCAACGAAAGGTACCTTAGATAAAAATAGCGGACAAGTAACCCTAGAAAATAATGTTATCATTGATGCTATTAGCCCAGAAGAACCGGTTCAAACCATAGAAACAACCTATCTGGAGCTCGATCTTAATACTATGATCATGACATCAGACCGCACCATTCGAATTACAGGCAACGATTTTCTGATCACTGGCCAAGGTTTGCATGCAGACCTGAATGCACAAAATGTACGACTGACTAGTCAGGTAGAAGGAACATATGAAACTAAATAA
- the ptsN gene encoding PTS IIA-like nitrogen regulatory protein PtsN — protein MELSTILRPECTTCATPGSKKKVLELISDLAAVQYPTLSSQEIFESLLAREKMGSTGIGNGIAIPHGRLTNIDQPVAVLIKCAEPIAFDAIDNQPVDILFALLVPADQCEQHLSTLAAMAEKLNDKAIMKQLRKTQDEAELYQVITQ, from the coding sequence ATGGAACTTAGTACCATCCTGCGGCCGGAGTGCACAACCTGCGCCACTCCGGGCAGTAAGAAAAAGGTACTGGAACTTATCAGCGACTTAGCCGCTGTCCAGTACCCCACCCTTTCCTCTCAAGAGATATTTGAAAGTCTTCTGGCGAGAGAAAAAATGGGCAGCACAGGTATAGGCAATGGTATTGCGATTCCTCATGGGCGACTAACCAACATAGATCAACCCGTCGCCGTACTGATAAAGTGTGCTGAACCAATCGCATTTGATGCCATTGATAATCAGCCAGTCGATATCTTATTTGCGTTACTCGTGCCCGCAGATCAATGCGAGCAACACCTTAGTACATTAGCCGCTATGGCTGAGAAGTTAAATGATAAAGCCATCATGAAACAGCTAAGGAAAACCCAAGATGAAGCAGAGCTATATCAGGTGATCACTCAATGA
- the rapZ gene encoding RNase adapter RapZ — protein MKLVIVSGRSGSGKSVALRVLEDLGYYCVDNLPLQMIESLLAQLKGSNDLVAISVDVRNIPTQDLKLDQQLANLPKDIELLSFFLNSSDEVLLKRYSETRRLHPLSRAQVSLKEAIKLEGKMLEPISNVVDHYIDTSNLNIYDLSDKVREILLGTIDKELVINFESFGFKYGLPTEADFMFDVRFLPNPHWEQELRPLTGLDEPVQQFLSQQPLVNKFIWQIENLIETWLPHLERNNRSYLTIAIGCTGGQHRSVYVTDQLAKLFNKGKHKVQARHRELKKHEA, from the coding sequence ATGAAGTTAGTCATAGTATCCGGGCGCTCAGGATCGGGAAAATCAGTAGCACTAAGAGTGTTAGAGGATCTCGGGTACTACTGTGTCGACAATCTGCCATTACAGATGATAGAGTCGCTGTTAGCCCAGCTCAAAGGCAGTAACGATTTGGTCGCCATTAGCGTCGACGTTCGTAATATTCCAACCCAAGATCTTAAATTGGATCAGCAATTAGCTAATCTTCCTAAAGATATCGAACTATTGAGCTTTTTTCTTAACTCGTCAGATGAAGTACTGCTTAAGCGATATAGCGAAACCCGCAGGTTACATCCACTCTCGCGCGCTCAAGTCTCACTGAAAGAAGCAATTAAGCTTGAAGGCAAAATGCTCGAGCCAATCTCTAATGTGGTTGACCATTATATCGATACCTCAAACCTCAATATCTATGATTTAAGTGACAAAGTAAGAGAGATCTTACTCGGTACCATTGATAAAGAGCTAGTGATCAACTTTGAGTCATTTGGCTTTAAATATGGACTGCCTACTGAAGCCGATTTTATGTTTGATGTGCGTTTTTTGCCCAATCCTCACTGGGAACAAGAGCTAAGACCACTAACAGGCTTAGATGAGCCTGTGCAGCAGTTTTTAAGCCAGCAACCTTTAGTGAACAAGTTTATTTGGCAAATCGAAAATCTTATCGAAACTTGGTTACCTCACCTCGAACGTAACAATCGTAGCTACCTCACTATCGCTATTGGATGTACTGGAGGCCAGCATAGATCTGTCTATGTTACCGACCAACTTGCTAAATTATTTAATAAAGGTAAACACAAGGTTCAAGCGCGCCACAGAGAGTTAAAGAAACATGAAGCTTGA
- a CDS encoding RNA polymerase factor sigma-54, giving the protein MKASLQLKMGQHLTMTPQLQQAIRLLQLSSLELQQEIQQALESNPLLELDEEQEGADSDAREERNDNNETYEVDYDNKLQVDSSEDNSGLETSDALTQDSMPDELPVDTTWDEVYTASSNSSSGAMRDDDMPFQGETTEGLYEHLEWQKNLTPFSDNDLAIATAIIDAIDERGYLTQTCDDILEAMGDPEIELDEIEAVLKRVQHFDPIGVAARDLSECLTIQLAQYSDDTPHIANARMLISEHLDLIAGRDFRLLMRKTKLKEDDLRDAISLIQTLNPRPGLAITASRDEYVIPDVTVTKKKGRWVVELNPDSMPKINVNQHYAAMARSTKSQADGQFIRGHLQEAKWFLKSLESRNETLLKVTNCIVDFQQGFFEFGEEAMKPMVLNDIAEAVEMHESTISRVTTQKYMHTPRGIFELKYFFSSHVGTDDGGECSSTAIRAFIKKLVAAENQKKPLSDSKMAQLLAEQGIKVARRTIAKYREALLIPPSNQRKSL; this is encoded by the coding sequence ATGAAAGCGTCACTTCAGCTCAAAATGGGTCAGCATTTAACCATGACACCCCAGTTACAACAAGCGATTCGTTTGTTGCAATTGTCGTCATTGGAACTGCAACAAGAGATCCAGCAGGCATTAGAATCTAACCCTCTTTTAGAGTTAGATGAGGAGCAAGAGGGCGCCGATAGCGACGCTCGAGAAGAGCGCAATGATAATAATGAAACCTACGAAGTCGATTACGATAATAAGCTGCAAGTTGACTCCAGCGAGGACAATTCTGGCTTAGAAACATCCGACGCGCTCACCCAAGATTCCATGCCTGATGAACTCCCCGTTGATACCACGTGGGATGAGGTATACACAGCCTCATCTAACTCCAGTTCAGGCGCGATGCGCGACGATGATATGCCTTTTCAAGGGGAAACGACTGAAGGCTTGTATGAACACCTCGAGTGGCAAAAAAATCTCACTCCCTTTTCAGATAACGATTTAGCCATCGCTACAGCCATTATAGATGCCATCGACGAACGCGGTTACCTCACGCAAACCTGCGACGATATTCTTGAAGCCATGGGCGATCCAGAAATCGAACTCGATGAGATCGAAGCGGTACTCAAACGCGTCCAGCATTTCGATCCTATTGGCGTTGCCGCCCGAGATCTCAGTGAATGCTTAACCATTCAATTAGCGCAGTACAGTGATGATACACCGCATATAGCTAATGCAAGAATGCTCATTAGTGAACATTTAGATCTTATCGCGGGTAGAGATTTTCGCCTATTGATGCGTAAAACTAAGCTAAAAGAAGACGATTTACGTGATGCGATCTCACTGATCCAGACGCTCAATCCGCGTCCTGGACTGGCAATCACCGCCAGCCGCGACGAGTATGTTATCCCAGATGTCACCGTGACGAAGAAAAAAGGTCGCTGGGTCGTAGAGCTTAATCCCGATAGTATGCCTAAAATTAATGTAAATCAGCATTATGCCGCTATGGCTCGCAGCACTAAGAGCCAGGCGGATGGACAGTTTATTAGGGGCCACCTACAAGAAGCGAAATGGTTCTTGAAAAGTTTGGAGAGCCGCAACGAAACCCTGTTAAAAGTCACCAACTGTATTGTTGATTTTCAGCAAGGCTTCTTTGAGTTTGGCGAAGAAGCGATGAAGCCGATGGTGCTAAACGACATTGCAGAAGCCGTTGAAATGCATGAATCGACTATCTCTCGAGTAACAACGCAAAAATATATGCACACCCCGAGAGGCATTTTTGAACTAAAATACTTTTTCTCTAGCCATGTGGGAACCGACGATGGTGGTGAGTGCTCTTCTACTGCAATACGGGCATTTATTAAAAAGCTCGTCGCAGCGGAAAACCAAAAGAAACCACTAAGTGACAGCAAAATGGCTCAACTTTTGGCGGAGCAAGGCATAAAAGTTGCGAGACGTACAATTGCTAAATATCGAGAGGCATTATTAATACCGCCATCGAACCAACGTAAAAGTTTGTAA
- the mgtE gene encoding magnesium transporter: MPIEVLDSETTDQRMHRLTKALNSGMFVHVRNMLHDMAASDIAFILESSPPRTRQVLWQLIDQAHTGEILDELGEELKDHLITQMSPERVAKAAERMDTDDLAYILRSLPDSVFNQVLQSMRSQDRSRVEQALSYPEDTAGSLMNTDTVTLRPDVNIDVILRYLRIRGELPEATDTLYVVDKHDSLLGGVRIADLLTCDPNASVRDIMNDDLEGIPVAMDDSEVAQLFERHDWVSAPVVEEQTNRLLGRITIDDVVDVIREDAEHSMMGMAGMDDDTDTFGPVLKSTFRRSLWLTINLFAALLAASVSNMFEGTLEQFATIAILMTIVPSMGGVAGNQTLALVIRGIALGQIGQSNSRWLIGKELAIGFLNGLLWSILVFAAVWLWKGDVALGGLIGGAMLINMTVAGLAGACIPLLLKRLNIDPALAGGMVLTTVTDVIGLFAFLGLATLFLLH, translated from the coding sequence ATGCCGATCGAAGTATTAGATAGTGAAACCACAGATCAGCGTATGCATCGGCTTACTAAAGCCCTTAATAGCGGTATGTTTGTCCACGTGCGTAATATGCTCCATGACATGGCAGCGTCTGACATTGCCTTTATCTTGGAGTCCTCACCACCACGTACTCGTCAGGTGCTTTGGCAGTTGATCGACCAAGCCCATACAGGTGAAATTTTAGATGAACTCGGTGAAGAACTAAAAGATCACCTTATTACCCAGATGAGTCCTGAACGCGTTGCTAAAGCCGCCGAACGGATGGATACCGACGATTTAGCCTACATTCTGCGTAGCTTACCTGACAGTGTATTCAATCAAGTACTTCAGTCGATGAGGTCACAAGATAGGTCTCGAGTCGAACAGGCACTCTCTTATCCAGAAGATACTGCCGGAAGTCTAATGAATACCGACACGGTAACCCTTAGACCCGACGTTAATATCGATGTCATTCTCCGCTATCTGCGTATTCGCGGAGAGCTACCGGAAGCCACCGATACCCTATATGTGGTCGATAAACATGATAGCCTTCTTGGCGGTGTGAGAATTGCGGATTTACTGACCTGCGATCCCAACGCATCGGTACGAGACATCATGAATGACGATCTTGAAGGCATTCCCGTTGCTATGGATGACAGTGAGGTCGCTCAGCTATTCGAACGCCACGACTGGGTATCGGCTCCCGTCGTGGAAGAACAGACTAATCGATTGCTTGGTCGTATAACCATCGATGATGTGGTTGATGTTATCCGTGAAGATGCCGAACACTCAATGATGGGTATGGCTGGTATGGATGATGATACTGATACCTTTGGCCCCGTACTCAAGAGTACATTCAGGCGCTCATTGTGGCTTACCATCAACCTATTTGCCGCGCTGCTAGCCGCATCGGTAAGCAACATGTTTGAAGGGACGTTAGAGCAGTTTGCCACCATCGCAATTTTAATGACTATCGTACCGAGTATGGGCGGCGTCGCGGGCAATCAAACCTTAGCATTGGTCATTCGAGGGATAGCTCTTGGTCAAATAGGCCAAAGTAACTCACGCTGGCTAATCGGAAAAGAGCTTGCTATCGGCTTTCTTAACGGTCTACTTTGGTCGATACTGGTCTTTGCTGCGGTATGGTTATGGAAAGGGGATGTTGCGCTTGGCGGCCTTATCGGCGGAGCAATGCTGATTAATATGACAGTTGCGGGGCTTGCTGGCGCCTGCATACCATTATTGCTAAAAAGACTTAATATCGATCCTGCGTTAGCTGGCGGAATGGTACTGACAACGGTTACCGATGTTATTGGACTGTTTGCTTTTCTTGGTCTGGCGACATTATTTTTATTGCACTAA
- the hpf gene encoding ribosome hibernation promoting factor yields the protein MQINLTGHHIEITQSLRNYVEEKFTKLERHFDQINNVHVILNVEKLMQKVEAKLHLRGGEVFATSEHADMYAAIDSLIDKLDRQVIKHKEKQTKH from the coding sequence ATGCAAATAAACCTTACAGGGCACCACATTGAGATAACCCAATCTCTACGGAACTATGTTGAAGAGAAATTCACAAAGCTTGAACGACATTTCGATCAGATCAATAATGTCCACGTTATATTAAATGTCGAAAAATTGATGCAAAAAGTTGAAGCCAAGTTACATCTCCGTGGTGGAGAAGTCTTCGCGACATCGGAACACGCGGATATGTACGCCGCGATAGACTCCCTGATCGATAAATTAGATCGTCAGGTTATTAAACACAAAGAGAAGCAAACTAAACATTAA
- the lptA gene encoding lipopolysaccharide transport periplasmic protein LptA: MKLNNLILACTLSLVSLGSSAKDNDLLQEVKISAASQEADIKNNQIIFNGPVEVTQGSIKILADELRAFSKENSSGKILVATGDPATYTQVMENGRPASASAKEIRYELSSRTLTLIGNATLEQEGSQVTGDQIRYNIEQQQLIAESTGNDRVITIIQPENYQETPKTPAEEQPKQQEKQ, translated from the coding sequence ATGAAACTAAATAATCTTATTCTTGCTTGCACGCTAAGCCTAGTTAGCTTAGGTAGCTCAGCCAAGGACAATGATCTACTGCAAGAGGTTAAAATCTCTGCCGCTAGCCAAGAAGCCGATATTAAGAATAATCAGATTATCTTCAATGGCCCTGTTGAAGTAACCCAAGGCTCAATAAAGATCCTAGCAGATGAGTTACGCGCATTTAGCAAAGAAAACAGCAGCGGAAAAATTCTCGTCGCGACAGGTGATCCAGCAACATATACTCAAGTGATGGAAAATGGACGGCCAGCTTCAGCCAGCGCCAAAGAGATCCGCTACGAGCTATCCAGCCGTACCCTGACACTGATAGGTAATGCCACCCTCGAACAAGAAGGCAGCCAAGTGACAGGTGACCAGATCCGTTACAATATTGAACAACAGCAACTGATTGCCGAAAGCACGGGTAACGACCGAGTGATCACTATCATTCAACCTGAAAATTACCAAGAAACCCCGAAAACTCCCGCTGAAGAGCAACCTAAGCAGCAGGAAAAGCAATGA
- a CDS encoding HPr family phosphocarrier protein, giving the protein MKLERQLTICNKLGLHARAATKLAVLAAQFDAQVTLIQGDKQASAASVLGLLMLETGMGKTITITSEGKDAQAALDAISALIDAKFEEAV; this is encoded by the coding sequence ATGAAGCTTGAGCGTCAGTTAACCATCTGCAATAAACTCGGCCTACACGCAAGAGCAGCAACAAAACTGGCGGTATTAGCGGCACAGTTTGATGCTCAAGTCACCTTGATTCAAGGAGACAAGCAGGCCTCTGCCGCAAGCGTACTCGGCTTACTCATGCTGGAAACCGGTATGGGAAAAACCATCACTATTACCAGCGAAGGTAAGGATGCCCAAGCGGCGCTCGACGCCATCAGCGCACTTATTGACGCTAAATTCGAAGAAGCCGTATAA